A section of the Oncorhynchus gorbuscha isolate QuinsamMale2020 ecotype Even-year linkage group LG06, OgorEven_v1.0, whole genome shotgun sequence genome encodes:
- the tmem254 gene encoding transmembrane protein 254, giving the protein MAKSDGCHYFRRTSVFWITTVALSMGYFTWTVFWPQQVPYDNLGPLGTLSRYLVDNYHSLMYKGWWATWVIHVAEALVAMKVCSDKGVDGTMTRCLWFVQTVLFGFASLGLLLKFKPDHRTKQH; this is encoded by the exons ATGGCCAAAAGCGACGGGTGTCATTATTTTAGAAGAACCAGTGTTTTTTGGATAACTACAGTGGCGCTTTCGATGGGATACTTCACA TGGACAGTGTTCTGGCCACAGCAGGTCCCCTATGACAACCTGGGCCCACTTGGCACCCTGTCCAGATACCTGGTGGACAATTACCATTCTCTCATGTACAAAGG ATGGTGGGCAACCTGGGTCATCCACGTGGCAGAAGCCCTTGTTGCCATGAAGGTCTGCAG tgacAAAGGGGTGGACGGCACAATGACACGTTGCCTCTGGTTTGTCCAGACGGTGCTGTTTGGCTTTGCCTCTCTCGGCCTGCTTCTCAAATTCAAACCTGACCACAGGACCAAACAACACTGA
- the mxtx1 gene encoding mix-type homeobox gene 1 — MWKDTSINVPGQMAVTGASCRSTNRRKRTSFSKEHVELLRVTFETDPYPGISLRESLSQKTGLPESRIQVWFQNRRARTLKCKGAKTFLCQSDSGLHSPGGFTPVQDPVSQPRTMGTGATQHSLAPLSTPPCLPPAYSAQVKEEDYFFYGRYFPPYPGAEETGHNTSQFGLRQAKVLGYSSSMHLKSPGHQMVQGAWPQAVDQATPVQSIWSPSPLEVRNYSSGSSKALLYHRSAEQQPFYNNPQEAYRGPISQTHAPVTPDSGCWEVGQENTPPMEGQGSRLDGSWSMAMFTPEYPGQAPHHAPLPELPAMSLQEILGELEGEWQEGDGLDSHPNGDKLVYC, encoded by the exons ATGTGGAAGGACACCAGCATCA ATGTCCCAGGACAGATGGCCGTTACCGGAGCCTCGTGCCGGAGTACCAACCGCAGAAAGAGGACCAGCTTCTCCAAAGAGCACGTGGAGCTACTCCGTGTCACATTTGAGACAGACCCTTACCCTGGCATCAGCCTGAGAGAGAGCCTGTCCCAGAAAACAGGGCTACCTGAATCTCGTATCCAG GTGTGGTTCCAGAACAGGAGGGCTCGGACTCTGAAGTGTAAGGGAGCTAAGACGTTTCTGTGCCAGTCAGACTCTGGCTTACACTCCCCTGGTGGGTTCACCcctgtccaggatccagtttcccAGCCCCGCACCATGGGGACAGGGGCTACCCAGCACAGCCTTGCCCCTCTGTCCACCCCCCCCTGCCTGCCCCCTGCCTACTCAGCCCAGGTGAAAGAGGAGGATTACTTTTTCTATGGACGCTACTTTCCACCCTACCCTGGAGCGGAGGAGACTGGCCACAACACCTCCCAGTTTGGGTTAAGGCAGGCCAAGGTGCTGGGATACAGCTCCAGCATGCACCTGAAGAGCCCCGGGCACCAGATGGTTCAAGGAGCATGGCCCCAGGCAGTTGACCAGGCGACCCCAGTCCAGTCCATATGGAGCCCCTCTCCTCTGGAGGTGAGGAACTACAGCTCAGGCTCCAGCAAGGCCCTCCTCTACCATCGCTCAGCCGAGCAGCAGCCCTTCTACAACAACCCCCAGGAAGCCTATAGAGGCCCCATTTCCCAGACCCATGCCCCAGTCACCCCGGATTCCGGCTGCTGGGAAGTTGGACAAGAGAACACCCCTCCGATGGAAGGCCAAGGTTCCCGATTGGATGGCTCCTGGAGCATGGCTATGTTTACCCCAGAATACCCAGGACAAGCCCCGCACCATGCCCCCTTGCCAGAGCTCCCGGCCATGTCCCTGCAGGAGATCTtgggagagctggagggagagtgGCAGGAGGGAGATGGACTGGACAGCCACCCCAATGGGGACAAACTGGTTTACTGCTGA